ATCCACGGATTTAGCCAAGTGTCAACAGCAACCCAAAAATGTACCACTTCGGCAATGTAAAAATGCACCACCTGTTACATTGAGAAACTAACTGTTTAACCCTGTAAAAATACCTGCTTTTCTTTTTTGCTTAAGCCTATAGCTTTCACCCTGAATGTTTAAGATATGACTGTGATGAATAAGTCTATCAAGTATTGCAGTAGTCAATGCTTCATCATTGTTAAGTACCTCCTTGAATTTGGTAAAGTTAAGATTGGATGTGATTATGATCGAGCCGCTCTCGTATCTTTTGTTGATTACCTGGAAAAAGAGGTTGGCCTGATTTTCATTTAGTTTTATATATCCAAATTCATCTATTATCAAGAGTTTTGGGATATTTATCACTTTTTTAAAATAGTCGTTCAATCTGCCTGCCTGCTGGGCTATTTCAAGCTGCAATAGCAGATCTGCAGCGGTAATAAACCTGGTCTTTATTCTATTTTGTGTTGCTATATATCCCAAGGCTATGGCAAGATGGGTTTTTCCTACACCGCTTGGACCAATAAGCAGGATATTTTCGGCATTATCTATAAACCTTAGAGTAG
This Nitrosophilus labii DNA region includes the following protein-coding sequences:
- the istB gene encoding IS21-like element helper ATPase IstB — encoded protein: MSSNKSIQKKSISYEAASIDERIKEYALIFRLPAIQESYSYIAEQSMKENLSYTRFLLKLFEYEYEKKIQRSKETTLRLAGFPKVKTLEMFDFKSSSVDKNMINELSTLRFIDNAENILLIGPSGVGKTHLAIALGYIATQNRIKTRFITAADLLLQLEIAQQAGRLNDYFKKVINIPKLLIIDEFGYIKLNENQANLFFQVINKRYESGSIIITSNLNFTKFKEVLNNDEALTTAILDRLIHHSHILNIQGESYRLKQKRKAGIFTGLNS